The following proteins are co-located in the Massilia litorea genome:
- a CDS encoding adenylyltransferase/cytidyltransferase family protein — translation MPNFENKICSRAELKARVAALPKPVVLTNGVFDILHRGHVTYLAQARELGASLVVAANTDASVKRLGKGDDRPLNTLADRMAVLAALESVSLVVEFDEDTALETVLEARPEIYAKGGDYEMSAIPEGQAVLAYGGQAVAIDFEHDRSTTKLLTKVRAG, via the coding sequence ATGCCGAATTTCGAAAATAAAATCTGCTCGCGCGCCGAGCTCAAGGCGCGCGTCGCCGCCCTGCCAAAACCTGTCGTGCTGACCAACGGCGTCTTCGACATCCTGCACCGCGGCCACGTGACCTACCTGGCGCAGGCGCGCGAACTGGGCGCTTCGCTGGTGGTCGCGGCCAATACCGACGCTTCCGTGAAACGCCTGGGGAAAGGCGATGACCGTCCCCTGAACACGCTGGCGGACCGGATGGCCGTGCTGGCGGCCCTGGAATCGGTCAGCCTGGTGGTGGAATTCGACGAGGACACGGCGCTCGAAACCGTGCTGGAAGCGCGGCCCGAGATCTACGCGAAAGGCGGCGATTACGAGATGAGCGCGATTCCCGAGGGGCAGGCGGTGCTCGCCTATGGCGGCCAGGCGGTCGCCATCGATTTCGAGCATGACCGCTCGACGACCAAGCTGCTCACGAAGGTACGGGCCGGCTGA
- a CDS encoding PilT/PilU family type 4a pilus ATPase, with translation MTSTFGPAEALAYIQKLLTVMHQQGGSDLFISADFPPSMKHQGAMKPMSQQRLTGEVTRALALSLMNERQRAEFEAQMECNFAISLPNVCRFRVNVFVQQQSVSMVVRTIASEIPNFEKLELPEVLKDVVMTKRGLVLVVGGTGSGKSTTLAAMIDYRNSNSAGHIITVEDPVEYVHKNKNCLVTHREVGVDTHSWHNALKNTLRQAPDVILIGEIRDTETMEHAIAFAETGHLCLGTLHANNANQTMDRIINFFPEERRNQLLMDLSANLRAIVSQRLVRTEDGKGRKAAIEILLNTPTIGEMILKGNFHSIKEIMHKSRELGMCTFDQALYELYNKGHISYDEAIRNADSANGLRLQIKLSGERREADEGGAKASPLSMMLEEEPEDPANPS, from the coding sequence ATGACCTCCACCTTTGGCCCGGCCGAAGCCCTCGCTTACATCCAGAAACTGCTGACCGTCATGCACCAGCAGGGCGGCTCGGATCTCTTCATTTCGGCCGATTTCCCGCCCAGCATGAAACACCAGGGCGCGATGAAACCGATGAGCCAGCAGCGCCTGACCGGGGAAGTGACGCGGGCGCTGGCCCTGTCGCTGATGAACGAGCGCCAGCGCGCCGAGTTCGAAGCGCAGATGGAGTGCAATTTCGCGATTTCCCTGCCGAACGTCTGCCGCTTCCGCGTGAATGTCTTCGTGCAGCAGCAGAGCGTCAGCATGGTGGTGCGCACGATCGCTTCCGAAATCCCGAACTTCGAGAAGCTGGAATTGCCCGAAGTCCTGAAAGACGTCGTGATGACCAAGCGCGGCCTGGTGCTGGTCGTCGGCGGCACCGGTTCCGGCAAGTCGACCACCCTCGCCGCGATGATCGACTACCGCAACAGCAACTCGGCCGGCCACATCATCACGGTCGAAGATCCGGTCGAATACGTCCACAAGAACAAGAACTGCCTGGTCACGCACCGCGAGGTCGGCGTCGATACGCACTCCTGGCACAACGCCCTGAAAAACACGCTGCGCCAGGCGCCGGACGTGATCCTGATCGGCGAAATCCGCGACACCGAAACCATGGAGCACGCAATCGCCTTTGCCGAAACCGGCCACCTGTGCCTCGGCACCCTGCACGCGAACAATGCGAACCAGACGATGGACCGCATCATCAACTTCTTCCCGGAAGAGCGCCGCAACCAGTTATTGATGGATTTGTCGGCCAACCTGCGCGCGATCGTCTCGCAGCGCCTGGTGCGCACCGAGGACGGCAAGGGCCGCAAAGCCGCGATCGAAATCCTGCTGAATACCCCGACCATCGGCGAGATGATCCTGAAGGGGAATTTCCACAGCATCAAGGAGATCATGCACAAGTCGCGCGAACTGGGCATGTGCACCTTCGACCAGGCCCTCTACGAGCTCTACAACAAGGGCCATATCAGCTACGACGAGGCGATCCGCAACGCCGATTCGGCCAACGGCCTGCGCCTGCAAATCAAGTTGTCGGGCGAACGGCGCGAAGCCGACGAGGGCGGCGCCAAGGCCTCGCCGCTGTCGATGATGCTCGAAGAAGAGCCGGAAGACCCTGCAAATCCAAGCTGA
- a CDS encoding hydrogen peroxide-inducible genes activator encodes MTLTELKYIVAVARAKHFGHAAESCFVAQPTLSVAIKKLEDELGVTLFERGGSEVSVTPVGAQIVAQAERVLEQTAAIKELAKQNKDPLAGPLRLGVIYTIGPYLLPPLVKNLIDNVPQMPLVLQENFTVKLLELLRQGELDAAIMALPLPDHGMLMQTLYDEPFVVATPRTHPWSKRREIPADDLKAETMLLLGSGHCFRDQVLEVCPEMARFSSPGNGMQRTFEGSSLETIRHMVASGIGLTVLPRASVRDMEDPNGMLSFVPFSKPAPSRRVVIVWRKSFTRRAAIEAVCNAVAQCDLPGVDMLALEKAA; translated from the coding sequence ATGACACTCACCGAGCTGAAATACATCGTCGCCGTTGCGCGCGCCAAACACTTCGGCCATGCCGCCGAGTCGTGTTTCGTAGCCCAACCCACCCTCTCGGTCGCCATCAAGAAGCTCGAAGACGAGCTCGGCGTTACCTTGTTCGAGCGCGGCGGTTCGGAAGTGTCGGTGACGCCGGTGGGAGCGCAGATCGTGGCCCAGGCCGAACGCGTGCTCGAGCAGACCGCCGCGATCAAGGAGCTGGCCAAGCAGAACAAGGACCCGCTGGCCGGCCCCCTGCGCCTGGGCGTGATCTACACGATCGGCCCCTACCTGCTGCCGCCGCTGGTGAAAAACCTGATCGACAATGTGCCGCAGATGCCGCTCGTGTTGCAGGAAAATTTCACCGTCAAACTGCTGGAGCTGCTGCGCCAGGGCGAACTCGACGCTGCCATCATGGCGCTGCCGCTGCCCGACCACGGCATGCTGATGCAGACCCTGTACGACGAGCCCTTCGTTGTCGCCACGCCGCGCACCCATCCGTGGTCGAAGCGCCGCGAGATCCCGGCCGACGACCTGAAAGCGGAAACCATGCTGCTGCTGGGCAGCGGCCACTGCTTCCGCGACCAGGTACTCGAAGTGTGCCCGGAAATGGCGCGTTTCTCGTCGCCGGGCAACGGCATGCAGCGCACCTTCGAGGGCTCGTCGCTGGAGACGATCCGCCACATGGTGGCCAGCGGCATCGGCCTGACTGTCCTGCCGCGCGCCTCGGTGCGCGACATGGAAGATCCGAACGGCATGCTTTCCTTCGTTCCCTTCTCCAAGCCGGCGCCCTCGCGGCGCGTGGTCATCGTCTGGCGCAAGAGTTTTACGCGGCGGGCGGCGATCGAGGCGGTGTGCAATGCGGTGGCGCAGTGCGACTTGCCGGGGGTGGATATGCTGGCGCTGGAAAAAGCCGCGTAA
- the ubiA gene encoding 4-hydroxybenzoate octaprenyltransferase, which produces MNKLALYFRLVRADKPIGILLLLWPTLWALWMASGGKPDPVVVVIFVLGTALMRSAGCAINDYADRDFDKHVKRTVDRPLTSGRIKGWEAVMVAAVLAIVSFLLILPLNALTKQLSVLAVIVAGSYPYFKRFFAIPQAYLGIAFGFGIPMAFAAVQGQVPAIAWWLLLANVFWAVAYDTEYAMVDRDDDLKIGIRTSAITFGRFDVLAVMLCYGAALAIDLACGWMLGLRWWFVAGVVVAAGMALYHYTLIRDRDRMRCFAAFRHNNWLGAALFVGVALDYALG; this is translated from the coding sequence ATGAACAAGCTGGCGCTCTACTTCCGGCTGGTCCGCGCTGACAAGCCGATCGGCATCCTCCTCCTGCTCTGGCCCACGCTGTGGGCGCTCTGGATGGCCTCCGGCGGCAAGCCCGATCCGGTGGTGGTCGTCATCTTTGTCCTCGGCACCGCCCTGATGCGCTCGGCCGGCTGCGCCATCAACGATTACGCCGACCGCGACTTCGACAAGCACGTCAAGCGCACCGTCGACCGGCCGCTGACTTCCGGACGCATCAAGGGCTGGGAGGCGGTCATGGTGGCCGCCGTGCTGGCCATCGTCTCCTTCCTGCTGATCCTGCCGCTCAATGCCCTGACCAAGCAGTTGTCCGTGCTGGCCGTGATCGTCGCCGGCTCCTATCCGTATTTCAAGCGCTTCTTCGCGATTCCCCAGGCCTACCTCGGCATCGCCTTCGGCTTCGGCATCCCGATGGCCTTTGCCGCGGTGCAGGGCCAGGTACCCGCCATCGCCTGGTGGCTGCTGCTGGCGAACGTCTTCTGGGCGGTCGCCTACGATACTGAGTACGCGATGGTCGACCGCGACGACGATTTAAAGATCGGCATCCGCACCTCGGCCATCACCTTCGGCCGCTTCGACGTGCTTGCGGTCATGCTGTGCTATGGCGCGGCGCTTGCCATCGACCTGGCCTGCGGCTGGATGCTCGGCCTGCGCTGGTGGTTTGTCGCGGGCGTCGTCGTCGCCGCCGGCATGGCGCTGTACCACTACACCCTGATCCGCGACCGCGACCGGATGCGCTGCTTTGCCGCCTTCCGCCACAACAATTGGTTGGGTGCGGCACTATTCGTTGGTGTCGCGTTAGACTATGCATTAGGATAA
- a CDS encoding DUF883 family protein translates to MMEKIPTQTGARDQLMADLKTVIQDAEAWLRHGGSLTGEELTKAKAKFEGALTSAKEGLANLEVVEKSKAAARATDTYVKDNPWKAVGIGAAVGVVLGMLINRR, encoded by the coding sequence ATGATGGAAAAAATCCCGACCCAGACCGGCGCCCGCGACCAGCTGATGGCCGACCTGAAGACCGTTATCCAGGACGCCGAAGCCTGGCTGCGCCACGGCGGCTCGCTGACCGGCGAAGAGCTCACGAAAGCGAAAGCCAAGTTCGAAGGCGCCCTGACCAGCGCCAAGGAAGGCCTGGCCAACCTGGAAGTCGTCGAGAAATCGAAAGCTGCCGCCAGGGCCACGGACACCTACGTCAAGGACAATCCGTGGAAGGCCGTCGGTATCGGCGCCGCTGTCGGCGTCGTGCTGGGCATGCTGATCAATCGTCGTTGA
- a CDS encoding phage holin family protein encodes MVFTETVGRIGSTLVSMARTRLELAAVEAREEAQSLLGYAAWTLLAAFLGAFAFMLVALFVIVLFWDEHRLLAIGAMAGAFALAAVLILAKVRAGFAARGPMLAATRAELGKDIGFIQGTGAAHE; translated from the coding sequence ATGGTCTTCACCGAGACGGTCGGCCGGATCGGGTCGACGCTCGTTTCCATGGCGCGCACGCGCCTGGAGCTGGCCGCCGTCGAGGCGCGCGAGGAAGCGCAGTCGCTGCTGGGCTATGCGGCCTGGACGCTGCTGGCCGCCTTCCTCGGCGCTTTCGCGTTCATGCTGGTGGCCCTGTTCGTCATCGTGCTGTTCTGGGACGAGCACCGGTTGCTCGCGATCGGCGCCATGGCCGGCGCGTTCGCCCTGGCCGCCGTGCTGATCCTGGCGAAGGTGCGTGCCGGCTTCGCCGCGCGCGGCCCGATGCTGGCCGCCACGCGCGCGGAACTGGGCAAGGACATCGGCTTCATCCAGGGCACGGGAGCGGCACATGAGTAA
- a CDS encoding YqjK family protein, whose amino-acid sequence MSKGKNGEKTPLAMRRAHLVAECARQRGDLADHLNLLKAPVERVQGAAGFIGAHRKTLLAGAGVAAGMMIARPRPVLGVIAAGASLWQVAQRVVPLVQRMLPTVQRVLPIVRSRLGGHLE is encoded by the coding sequence ATGAGTAAGGGGAAAAACGGCGAGAAAACACCGCTGGCGATGCGCCGTGCGCACCTGGTTGCGGAATGCGCGCGCCAGCGTGGGGACCTGGCCGATCACCTCAATTTGCTGAAGGCGCCCGTGGAGCGGGTCCAGGGTGCGGCAGGGTTTATCGGCGCGCATCGCAAGACCTTGCTGGCCGGTGCCGGGGTCGCGGCTGGCATGATGATCGCGCGGCCCAGGCCGGTGCTGGGCGTGATCGCGGCGGGTGCGTCGCTGTGGCAGGTCGCGCAGCGCGTGGTGCCGCTGGTGCAGAGGATGCTGCCGACGGTGCAGCGGGTGCTGCCGATTGTTCGCTCGCGCTTGGGCGGGCATCTGGAATAG
- the proC gene encoding pyrroline-5-carboxylate reductase, which produces MKIAFIGGGNMATALIAGLAKVGGTQVHVVDPNPEALARLAAQYGATTAGGIDGAVADVDVIVLAVKPQQMREVAGTLAPHLTGGPLVLSIAAGIRGTDLSRWLGGYGAIVRAMPNTPALIKQGITGLVALAGVSEAQRKAADEVLRAVGQTVWLIDEALIDPVTAVSGSGPAYVFYFLEAMVAAAQEMGLSAEQGRELALATFSGATQLAAQSDESLDVLRQRVTSKGGTTHAAITSMEAAGVKEAIVAAMKAAAARGRELGDELGKD; this is translated from the coding sequence ATGAAGATTGCTTTTATTGGCGGCGGCAACATGGCGACTGCGCTGATCGCCGGCCTGGCGAAGGTCGGCGGCACCCAGGTACACGTGGTCGATCCGAACCCGGAAGCCCTTGCCCGGCTGGCGGCGCAATACGGCGCCACGACCGCGGGCGGCATCGACGGCGCGGTGGCGGATGTCGACGTGATCGTGCTGGCGGTGAAGCCGCAGCAGATGCGCGAGGTGGCAGGCACGCTGGCGCCGCATTTGACGGGAGGTCCGCTGGTGCTGTCGATCGCCGCCGGCATCCGCGGCACGGACCTGTCGCGCTGGCTGGGAGGCTACGGCGCCATCGTGCGCGCGATGCCGAATACGCCGGCGCTCATCAAGCAGGGCATTACCGGCCTGGTGGCCCTTGCCGGCGTGAGCGAGGCGCAGCGCAAGGCCGCCGACGAGGTGCTGCGCGCGGTCGGCCAGACCGTGTGGCTGATTGATGAAGCCCTGATCGATCCGGTGACGGCGGTGTCGGGCAGCGGTCCGGCTTACGTGTTTTATTTTCTGGAGGCGATGGTCGCCGCCGCGCAGGAGATGGGTCTCAGCGCGGAGCAGGGCAGGGAGCTGGCCCTGGCGACCTTCAGCGGCGCCACCCAGCTGGCGGCGCAGTCTGACGAATCCCTGGACGTATTGCGCCAGCGCGTGACCTCGAAGGGCGGCACGACGCATGCGGCGATAACCAGCATGGAAGCGGCGGGCGTGAAAGAAGCGATCGTCGCAGCCATGAAGGCGGCAGCCGCACGTGGACGCGAGCTGGGAGACGAGTTGGGGAAGGATTAA
- a CDS encoding YggS family pyridoxal phosphate-dependent enzyme, whose product MSTIAANLQAVEAIIATAVRAANRPPSSVQLLAVSKTFPMEAVLEAVAAGQRAFGENYLQEGVEKIAAVARAQPDLPLEWHFIGPIQSNKTRPIATNFAWVHTVERLKIAQRLSEQRPPELGPLNVCLQVNISGEATKSGATAAELPELARQVAALPNLRLRGLMAIPEPQTDPALQRAAFARLRQLADSLRAGGLAIDTLSMGMSGDMESAILEGATIVRVGSAIFGLRHYD is encoded by the coding sequence ATGTCCACAATCGCCGCCAACTTGCAAGCTGTCGAAGCGATAATCGCGACCGCCGTGCGGGCCGCCAACAGGCCGCCATCGAGCGTGCAGCTGCTGGCCGTATCGAAGACCTTCCCAATGGAAGCCGTGCTCGAAGCGGTGGCTGCGGGACAGCGCGCTTTCGGCGAAAACTATCTGCAGGAAGGCGTCGAAAAGATCGCCGCCGTGGCGCGCGCGCAACCGGACCTACCCCTGGAGTGGCATTTCATCGGCCCGATCCAGAGCAACAAGACGCGCCCGATCGCGACCAACTTCGCCTGGGTCCACACGGTCGAGCGGCTGAAAATCGCGCAGCGCCTGTCGGAACAGCGTCCGCCGGAGCTCGGCCCGCTGAACGTCTGCTTGCAGGTCAACATCAGCGGCGAGGCGACCAAGAGCGGCGCCACGGCGGCCGAGCTGCCGGAGCTGGCGCGCCAGGTCGCGGCGCTGCCGAATTTGCGGCTGCGCGGGCTGATGGCGATTCCCGAACCGCAGACCGACCCGGCCTTGCAGCGCGCCGCCTTCGCCAGGCTGCGCCAGCTCGCCGACAGCCTGCGCGCGGGCGGTCTGGCCATCGATACGCTCTCGATGGGCATGTCGGGCGACATGGAATCCGCGATTCTCGAAGGCGCGACCATCGTGCGCGTCGGCAGCGCCATTTTCGGCTTACGCCATTACGACTGA
- a CDS encoding type IV pilus twitching motility protein PilT produces the protein MDISELLAFSVKNKASDLHLSAGLPPMIRVHGDVRRINLPPLEHKDVHAMIYDIMNDGQRKQYEEILECDFSFAIPGLARFRVNAFNQERGAAAVLRTIPSKILTLEELNAPKIFGELALKPRGLVLVTGPTGSGKSTTLAAMVNHLNETEYGHILTIEDPIEFVHDSKKCLINQREVGPHTLSFSNSLRSALREDPDAILVGELRDLETIRLALSAAETGHLVFGTLHTSSAAKTIDRIVDVFPAEEKEMVRAMLSESLQAVISQTLLKTKDGTGRVAAHEIMIGTPAIRNLIREAKIAQMYSAIQTGSNVGMQTLDQNLTDLVRRNVISSAAARSAAKIPENFPG, from the coding sequence ATGGACATCTCAGAACTACTCGCCTTCTCGGTGAAGAACAAGGCCTCCGACCTGCACCTCTCGGCCGGCCTGCCGCCGATGATCCGTGTGCATGGCGACGTACGCCGCATCAACCTGCCGCCGCTCGAGCACAAGGACGTGCACGCCATGATCTATGACATCATGAACGACGGCCAGCGCAAGCAGTACGAAGAAATCCTGGAATGCGACTTCTCGTTCGCGATCCCCGGCCTGGCGCGCTTCCGCGTCAACGCCTTCAACCAGGAACGCGGCGCCGCCGCCGTCCTGCGTACCATTCCGTCCAAGATCCTGACGCTGGAAGAACTGAACGCGCCGAAGATCTTCGGCGAACTGGCCTTGAAACCGCGCGGCCTGGTACTGGTGACGGGTCCGACGGGCTCGGGCAAATCGACCACGCTGGCGGCGATGGTCAACCACCTGAACGAGACCGAATACGGGCACATCCTGACGATTGAAGATCCGATCGAATTCGTGCACGACTCGAAGAAATGCCTGATCAACCAGCGCGAAGTCGGCCCGCACACCCTGTCGTTTTCCAACTCGCTGCGTTCGGCATTGCGCGAAGACCCGGACGCGATCCTGGTCGGCGAACTGCGCGACCTCGAGACCATCCGTCTCGCCTTGTCGGCCGCCGAAACCGGCCACCTCGTGTTCGGTACCCTGCACACCTCGTCCGCGGCGAAAACGATCGACCGTATCGTCGACGTCTTCCCGGCCGAAGAAAAGGAGATGGTGCGGGCGATGCTGTCGGAATCGCTGCAGGCCGTGATTTCGCAGACCCTGCTGAAAACGAAGGACGGTACGGGCCGCGTCGCCGCCCACGAAATCATGATCGGCACGCCGGCGATCCGCAACCTGATCCGCGAAGCGAAGATCGCCCAGATGTATTCGGCGATCCAGACCGGCAGCAATGTCGGCATGCAGACCCTGGACCAGAACCTGACGGACCTCGTGCGCCGCAACGTGATCTCCAGCGCCGCGGCCCGTTCGGCCGCCAAAATTCCTGAAAACTTCCCGGGCTAA
- a CDS encoding PilT/PilU family type 4a pilus ATPase, whose protein sequence is MERDQASKFMFDLLRLMVSKGGSDLFITAGFPPAIKIDGKMTPVSSQPLTAAHTADLARSIMNDKQTAGFELTKEANFAISPGDLGRFRVSAFVQMSSVGMVLRTITTQIPKFEDLALPNVLKDVIMSKRGLVIMVGATGSGKSTTLAAMVGYRNENSYGHIITIEDPVEFVHPHKNCVITQREVGVDTDSFEAALKNSLRQAPDVIQIGEIRDRETMEHAIAFAETGHLCLATLHANSANQALDRIINFFPEERRQQLLMDLSLNLRGLISQRLIPKKEDKGRVVAMEIMLNSPLISDLVFKGEVHEIKEIMKKSRELGMQTFDQALFDLYEGDRISYEDALRNADSVNDLRLNIKLNSKNAKDRDFSSGTEHLGLV, encoded by the coding sequence ATGGAACGCGACCAGGCCTCAAAATTCATGTTCGACCTGCTGCGCCTGATGGTCAGCAAGGGCGGCTCGGACCTGTTCATCACCGCCGGCTTCCCGCCGGCGATCAAGATCGACGGCAAGATGACGCCGGTCTCCAGCCAGCCCCTGACGGCCGCCCACACGGCCGATCTCGCGCGTTCGATCATGAACGACAAGCAGACAGCCGGCTTCGAGCTGACGAAAGAGGCGAACTTCGCGATCAGCCCGGGCGACCTGGGGCGCTTCCGCGTCTCCGCTTTCGTCCAGATGAGCAGCGTCGGCATGGTGCTGCGCACGATCACGACGCAGATCCCGAAGTTCGAGGACCTGGCCCTGCCGAACGTGCTGAAGGACGTCATCATGTCCAAGCGCGGCCTGGTGATCATGGTCGGCGCCACCGGCTCCGGTAAATCGACGACGCTGGCCGCCATGGTCGGCTACCGCAACGAAAACAGCTACGGCCACATCATCACGATCGAGGACCCGGTCGAATTCGTCCACCCGCACAAGAACTGCGTCATCACGCAGCGCGAAGTGGGCGTCGATACCGACAGCTTCGAGGCGGCCCTGAAGAACTCCCTGCGCCAGGCGCCGGACGTGATCCAGATCGGAGAGATCCGCGACCGCGAGACGATGGAACATGCGATCGCCTTCGCCGAGACCGGCCACCTGTGCTTGGCCACCCTGCACGCGAACAGCGCCAACCAGGCGCTCGACCGCATCATCAACTTCTTCCCCGAAGAGCGCCGCCAGCAGCTGTTGATGGACCTCTCGCTGAACCTGCGCGGCCTGATTTCGCAGCGCCTGATCCCGAAGAAGGAAGACAAGGGCCGCGTAGTGGCGATGGAAATCATGCTCAATTCTCCGCTGATCTCGGACCTGGTCTTCAAGGGCGAAGTCCACGAGATCAAGGAGATCATGAAGAAGTCGCGCGAACTGGGCATGCAGACTTTCGACCAGGCCCTGTTCGACCTGTACGAGGGAGACAGGATTTCGTACGAGGATGCGCTGCGCAATGCCGATTCGGTCAACGACCTGCGCCTGAACATCAAGCTCAACAGCAAGAACGCGAAGGACCGCGATTTCTCGAGCGGGACCGAGCACCTCGGCCTGGTCTGA
- a CDS encoding glutathione peroxidase: MNVFDFQAALLDGTPIDLSRYRGKVLLIVNTASACGFTPQYKGLEEVYRQFRERGVEVLGFPCNQFGHQEPGGEAEIGAFCEKNYGVSFPLFAKVEVNGPGAHPLFQHLKHAAPGVLGTELIKWNFTKFLVGRDGKVVRRYAPQTKPEEITGDIEQLLGR, encoded by the coding sequence ATGAACGTTTTCGACTTCCAGGCCGCCCTGTTGGACGGCACCCCCATCGACCTGTCGCGCTACCGCGGCAAGGTACTCCTGATCGTCAACACGGCCAGCGCCTGCGGCTTCACGCCCCAGTACAAGGGCCTGGAAGAAGTCTATCGCCAGTTCCGCGAGCGCGGCGTCGAAGTGCTGGGTTTTCCCTGCAATCAGTTCGGCCACCAGGAACCCGGCGGCGAAGCCGAGATCGGCGCCTTCTGCGAAAAGAACTACGGCGTGAGCTTCCCGCTGTTCGCCAAGGTCGAGGTCAACGGTCCCGGCGCCCATCCCCTGTTCCAGCACCTGAAGCATGCTGCGCCGGGCGTGCTCGGCACGGAACTCATCAAGTGGAATTTCACGAAATTCCTGGTCGGGCGCGACGGCAAGGTCGTCAGGCGTTATGCGCCGCAGACCAAGCCGGAAGAGATCACGGGCGATATTGAACAGCTGCTGGGCCGGTAA
- a CDS encoding pentapeptide repeat-containing protein, with amino-acid sequence MTRHTSTVSGEAIDRARIEQLLQEDALLVFEDCDFSGADLARLNLQDSVFRNCALPETSFYAANLARTHWQRCRAGQADFEAGDLVDARFEACDLNNTSWRRARLASCTFRSCKLTGAAFEEVSYLGLSFEDSLLIGADLRRMSFRKMTLVGLDFADADLSGCDFREAVFEGGSLRDAHIKDTRFEGADLREADLGGLKLVNAKLFAGATISPRQAAELLRAMGLSVA; translated from the coding sequence ATGACGCGTCACACCAGCACCGTTTCCGGCGAAGCGATCGACCGCGCCCGCATCGAACAGCTGCTGCAAGAGGACGCGCTGCTCGTCTTCGAAGACTGCGATTTTTCGGGCGCCGACCTGGCGCGCCTGAACCTGCAGGACAGCGTGTTCAGGAATTGCGCACTGCCCGAGACCTCGTTCTACGCAGCCAACCTGGCGCGCACGCACTGGCAGCGCTGCCGGGCAGGGCAGGCCGATTTCGAGGCCGGCGACCTGGTCGACGCGCGCTTCGAAGCCTGCGACCTGAACAACACCAGCTGGCGCCGCGCCAGGCTGGCTTCCTGCACCTTTCGCAGCTGCAAGCTGACCGGCGCCGCCTTCGAGGAGGTCAGCTATCTCGGCCTCTCGTTCGAAGATTCGCTCCTGATCGGCGCCGACCTGCGCCGCATGTCCTTCAGGAAGATGACGCTCGTCGGACTCGACTTCGCCGACGCCGATTTGTCGGGCTGCGACTTCCGCGAGGCTGTCTTCGAAGGCGGCAGCCTGCGCGACGCCCACATCAAGGACACGCGGTTCGAGGGTGCCGACCTGCGCGAGGCGGACCTGGGCGGGCTGAAGCTGGTCAATGCAAAACTGTTCGCGGGCGCGACGATCTCGCCGCGCCAGGCCGCGGAACTGCTGCGGGCGATGGGACTCTCCGTCGCATAG